The sequence below is a genomic window from Nakaseomyces glabratus chromosome F, complete sequence.
AGAAGTTCCGTTACTGTTGCAGGATAAGGTGATAAAGCATACGAACATATTGCGCTTAACATGACTAAGATTGTCAATCTTGGTTTTGTGAGTTGCACATAAGCTTCCATGGTCTTTTTTATATCTAAGCTCATAGaattcttttccttcttcaatGCAGCTCTAGCTTTCCCATCAACAGGTTTGACATTAAATGGTAAATGAGGATGTATTTCATCTGTCTGGTCATCTGTGACATCATCTGTACATCTTAAAGTTCGCTTTGCAGCCTCTTTAATAGTGTTCACATCGCTGATACCCACTAACGGACTGTTGTTGGCTATGAATTCGATGGGGGCAGTATTCAGGATCGCCTGTTTGTTGTGTTTTTTAATGGTTTCCTTTGAGTAGCTCCTTACTATTATCTTTCGGGTCGCTTCATGGATAGCCGAGTATTTACCGATAACCTTCAGGCCATGGTTACACAGCATGTTAGATGATCCCACACTAGAAGAGATATACAAAGTTCGCACTAGCATTGCATTGATAGTGGCCTTCTTATTATCACTTCACTTTACCTTAGACTCTAATTATAACTTTCCTTTGGTTTATTGGCTGTCAAAAAGATAAACAAACACCGATAGAGTATTAGGATGCCAAACTTTGTTATATCAGCCAGTGTCAAAACTGATGATGTTTTATACTAATGCCATTCAAATACAGTCCTTCCTTTAAGCATACTATGTCATTTAGAGCCAGTAGTTCTCACTGTCATTGCAATAAGGTGAAATTTCAGAGTTCTACCTGGAGGAGTGACGGTTTCTAAGAGATCACGTACGCGAAGACTTAACAAACACGACTAATAAAGCAGAAACAAGCCTGTTCCACAATGTATTGTAATAATAGGAATATATGtattaattatatatagaATACTAAAGTAGATAGAAGGaagtaatatatacatgCTTTCAACTGATGTACATATCAGGTTTTGGGAAGAGTCCCctgtaaaaaaaaagagagagagcTGATAGTCTTCTCTGCCATAATCTCTTCATCGAAAATAAGGAATAATAGGTCGTTAATGGACTGTAATTTCTATAAATATAGTCCTGAACTTTAAAGGCTCATTTCAAGTATCATGTCTTAGTTTTATACTGTGCACTGTGCGAGCTGCAATATAAACTGGCTAAGATACCTAACTCTGATATAACCAACAACGTAGTTAGCTGCATTCAAGATTTCACTGTACATGAATTTGTTCAACTATGCTATGTTCATGTGCATTTCAAACTTTGTAAGTCTCTGTCCTACCATCATTATCTTTCACCACAGTGTGATGGTGGCCATGCGCTCTAAGTACTTTTTGGCCTTCTTTTATTGTACACATTGGAATACTCTTAAACCACTCATCATTGAATATATCGTCCATTGTCGCTCTTTCAGCAGGATTGACTTTCATCATCCTTGACATTATTGGTCTTGAAGCATGAGGAAGTAATCTGAGCAGTCTGTATTGGCCGTGGATAACACGTTTTGAGGGTGAGGTATGTTTGGCCTCTCCagcttcttcctttttagAATTGGATTCATTTTTAGTAATTGGTTGTTGTTCATGACtgtctttttgttttaccTCGTTCTGATCAGCTTTCTTTGAAACTGATTCAACATCAGACTCTTTATTTGCGTTAATATCTTGGTCAGTATTCTTCCTCTCCGGTGGAGTGGCTTTGTCATTGTTATCATTTGCATCTGCAGCGGCCCTTCTTTCTCTCCTCTCTCTCATTAACCTCTCATGTCTCTTGGCTGATTCATCATAGTCAtgctcttcatcttctggCATGTTGTATAACTTGAAATTTGGATCACTCTCTTTTGGTGCTTTCCATGGGAATCTCTTTAACATCATGCAGCTGAATATTATTCCAATTGACCACACATCTACAGCTTGAGGATCATACAGCGATAGACCTGTTTTTTTATCTATTTTGATTGTCTGATGTGGTTCCTCACTTTCGTCACCATCTGCCCTGCTTATCTTCCCTAGCACTTCAGGAGCTAGATATGGATCGCTGCCTACAATGCCTGAGGCCAGCGTTACTTCTTGTTCAAATGGGTATCTAAACACAACGGCACTACCGAAATCGATTAACTTAAGAATACCGTTCTCAGTCATAACACAGTTATCTAGTTTCAAATCTCTGTGGGCAAGGCCCATGCTATGCAGGTACTTAACTCCGCAAGCAAGTTGCTTTAGACAACAGTTGACTTCACCACGGGACATTTTTCCAGACATAACGACTGCAAAGAAGTCAACTGGACAGTATTCCATGACTTCAAAATACCTCTGTTTTTTAGCATCACTAAATATGTCCATTGTCTCAATGACATTTACATGGTGTAAAGTCGAACCAATTGTAAACTCTGCTATGCATTTCTTGGCATATTGCTTGCTGGTTTCAGTTGGCTTTTTGGGTCTAAATTCCTTAACAGCAAATGTTGCTCCATCGGTTGGACGTTTAAGTATTTTCACAGAACCGCCAGCACCAGAACCCAATGTTTTACCTAGTTTACCGTATTTTTGAGCTAAAATAGTGTCGTCTTGGTAGATACTGGAAGTGTTAGCCAATGAAAGAACGGAGTCAGTGGATGGTGGGATAGCTGTTTGTGTATGAATCGCATTACGCGTATCGTTGTGAATGTAGTCATGTTTTGGGGGGCTTACAGGAGATCCTGGAGACATAGGTCgtttaatttctttcttcttagaACCAGAAAAGAAGCCACTGCGATTGGTATCATTATGTAACAAAGATGGTCTCAAAAATCTCTTCAATTCCAACACTGACGATTGGGTATCTGAGTCGTTAGATGTTGTTTGCCCTACATTAGAAGAACCAACATTCATGAAGTTTAGAAATGGCTTGCGACGCTTACCGTTATCATTATCTATTGTAGACGCTGTACCGGTAGCCTCGCTGAACATACTACTGGTGTCATTTGCATCTTGC
It includes:
- a CDS encoding uncharacterized protein (CAGL0F03707g~Has domain(s) with predicted ATP binding, protein kinase activity, protein tyrosine kinase activity and role in protein phosphorylation), with protein sequence MPNILTRNPFHHHHNHNHSGSNIDNYANGVNGSTQDANDTSSMFSEATGTASTIDNDNGKRRKPFLNFMNVGSSNVGQTTSNDSDTQSSVLELKRFLRPSLLHNDTNRSGFFSGSKKKEIKRPMSPGSPVSPPKHDYIHNDTRNAIHTQTAIPPSTDSVLSLANTSSIYQDDTILAQKYGKLGKTLGSGAGGSVKILKRPTDGATFAVKEFRPKKPTETSKQYAKKCIAEFTIGSTLHHVNVIETMDIFSDAKKQRYFEVMEYCPVDFFAVVMSGKMSRGEVNCCLKQLACGVKYLHSMGLAHRDLKLDNCVMTENGILKLIDFGSAVVFRYPFEQEVTLASGIVGSDPYLAPEVLGKISRADGDESEEPHQTIKIDKKTGLSLYDPQAVDVWSIGIIFSCMMLKRFPWKAPKESDPNFKLYNMPEDEEHDYDESAKRHERLMRERRERRAAADANDNNDKATPPERKNTDQDINANKESDVESVSKKADQNEVKQKDSHEQQPITKNESNSKKEEAGEAKHTSPSKRVIHGQYRLLRLLPHASRPIMSRMMKVNPAERATMDDIFNDEWFKSIPMCTIKEGQKVLRAHGHHHTVVKDNDGRTETYKV